The DNA sequence TCAACATCTGCTGATAAAACTGTGAAATTATGGGATTTGAATAGTGGTACTGCTGTTTGTTCCTTTGACAAAATTCATCATAATAAAActgtttcttcttctcaATGGCATTCGCAAGAAGCATCTATTTTATTGACTGGTGGGTATGATTCTACTGCTGCTGTCACTGATGTAAGAATATCTGCATCAGAAAGTTCATCATCAGATTCCTCAAAACATTATTCAGTGGTTGCTGgagaagaagttgaaaatGTCAGATGGGATCTCTCAAAACCAGAATTATTTTATGCTGGTACTGATAATGGTAATATCTATAGTTTTGATATCAGACAGGATTCCAAACCATTATGGACTTTACACGCTCATGATGCTGGTATTTCTTCATTGGAtgttaataattatattccCGGGATGTTGATTACCAGTGCCATGGGTGAGAAAGTAGTCAAACTTTGGAAATGTCCCTCTTCTTCTGACGATAATACCAATAACAAACAAGGACCTTCTATGGTATTATCTAGAGATTTTGGTGTTGGCAACGTGTTAACCACAAGTTATGCTCCTGATATTGAAGTTGCTGGTAATGTTGTTATTGGTGGTATAACGGGTGGTTTAAAGATGTGGGATGCATTTAGTAATAGCTCAGTTAGAAATGGGTTTagagaagaattgaaagtaTTACAAAGTAATGCTAGACAAGAggcaaagaaaaatggaCGTGCTTCGAGAATTGCTAGAAAATATAAcagcaataacaataaagaagaaattatgACTGTTGAAGCTGGTGGTTTGAAAGATGAGTCAGACTCTGATAGTGATGAAGGTGAAGATGTACCTATAGAAAtgcaagaagaagaagaagaagacgatGATATGTCAGACGATGATTTATGATGGTAATTAAGTTAAACAACTTTCATATTCCTACTTAATACACACTTATTAAAAGAATCGGTTTTTCTTATAATTTACTCTCAAATAATTTGACCAAATCGTCTTCGGAGCTACCGCTTGAAACAGAGTCATCGACAATCCCATCAATACTAACAGTGGGGGTAACATGAACTCCCACTCCTCTAAGATACTTAGTAAAGTATTTGACGTCAGTTGTAGCTCCATTTCCAGCATTACTTGGAACTTCACTTGGTTTAATAGTCAACTCCTCCAAGATTTTCTCTTTTGAAACTTTTAATTCCAAACCAGAAGTGACCACATTATAAATCTGTtcataaatttgatttcttgtcaattcaatatttgctgtatcataaaatttttctttattttcaaatactGTTTTGGAAAAATCCCAAAAGGctttaattgaatcaatgTCTACTTCTGTTCCTCTTTCACGAAGCAATTTGGCATAGACTAAGGCAAATTCAGTCAATAAAGTAGAATTGGTATGCCAAGGTTGAATAACATTAAcgaaaacaaattgaaatcttCCTGGATGGttcttttccaaattgGGGATAACGGTGTTgtacaatttcaaaaataatttagcACTAAATGGACAATTATAAtctaaatataaattgataatatgaGGGGCAGATGCCACTCCAGATAATGTTTTGGCcgataaataataatgagtAGCAGAATACTTTGGAGAAATCATTATGATTAACTATGTTTGAAGATATTTGGACGGTATTaaggaagaaagaaattaaaataaaaaaaagtaatttGTCACTTTGGAAAGCCAcagtatatatataaaccCCGTTGATGATTCTTGTGTGAGTATGGAAAAGCAAGactcactcactcactcacGCATGGAAATTCAATCTCCTAGAAACAACTTAATTTGTTTCTCTCTTAAACTCAGTCCCCCCAATAATCTAACATAGACAATAAGTGTGATTGGAGAATAGCTAGCCAATATGAGCTCTGTAAGTAACGCAGATGTATCCACTTTACTGAATCCAGCAACAGACAATCTTTCTTTGCTAGATCAACAagcaatttcattatttgaagaagCAATCAAAAAGGAATCTCAAGGATTGATGTCTGATGCAGTTGATTTATACAGAAAGTCatttaaaataaatgaacAAGTGGATAAAATTTATCGATCCTTCCATTTACCAAATGCTTTAcataaattacaaaatgaaAGAGGAAAGAATTATATCACTAGAGTTGATGAACATAAAGTTGCAAAAATCAACGTTGATACCTTACTTGACAGTTTTAAAGATGTTGAAGCAGTTGCCCCAGATCCTATAAATGGAGAACTGGGTGGAGCTCAAGGTGAAATGACTATAAAATTTGCCAATATGAACATAAATCATGAGATGATAGCCAGTGTCTCGGTATCACCACTAGTTCATTTACCTAATGACATTTGGACATATATTTTAGAAATACTTATTCATCATTCCCCAGAATCATGGTTTAAAATGTCAATAACGTGTAAAAAATTTGCATATCTAGGGTTTGGACAATCTACAATTTGGCGTGAAATATGTCAACTTATTTACCCTTATCAAAAATATgaagaaaatcaattctaTTTACAAAACCCAACTTCGACGGGTCAAATAGAAGATGATTCGGAATTGCCAATACCCtttaatcaattacaaatattacctcaatataataattcttggAAATTTATGCTTCATAATAGAccttttattaaatttttagGATGTTATATTTCTGTGGTTAATTATTATAGTGAAGGAGGCAAGGCAGAGTTTTCTAATGCATGGTCAAACCCCGTGAAAACAATAACTTATTATAGATATTTAAGATTTTATCGTGATGGTACAGTTCTTAAAGTTTTATCGGTACTACCGCCAGATCAAGTTGTTCCCTATCTACTGAAACATAATAAGATTTTGCCAAGTTCAATATCAGAATTGGGAAAACCAATATATTTACACGATGAGAACAAGGAAAGTCACAAGATATATATTGGTAAATGGACTATTTCTTCATCGGGAGAGGTtcacattattattgaaaatggatCAGTTGCATATTTGACATTTCATTATTGGTTTCAAGTAAAATCTTTGGGTCATATCAATAAGCATGCAAAATTAACATGGGTTAGGTACAATTCTGTTAGGAAACCTACACAAACAGTAACCACCGAAGGTGAAGAGACAATTGATGATAGAGTGGGTGAAATAATGGAGTTTTCTATTAGAAACGAAAAACCCTTTAAATTTCTGAGAGTTAAAAGTTATACCCACACcaattgaaatgaaatttgaTGGATAATATTGTAAATTATATGtagaattatatttatagattctgttcaattaaaaaagtATTATCAAAACAGGATGTGTAGTTGGTGATGGCTGTATAGGAATAAATGGATTggcaccaccaccaaccaCAGTGGTTGGCCGAATCGATCTTTCCGTAAGGAGAAGTTCGCCAATTGTCCACGACCTGaacttttttctttttttttttaagaaaaaaattttttcaccaTCGAAGAAGAATCCTTTTTAGAGAGAGAAAATTTTCTATTggtttttttgatttcaacaGTAACGAACAACAACCTGACTTAACCCATTGCTCCTCCTTAAATTATGTCTcgtttttttgtttcaggATATACTTCTGATAGTTCATCTGAAGAGGAAGATTTATTAAGTACttctgaagaagaattattatcatcttcaGAAGAATCAGATAGTTCATTTTTTGGTGAAGACGCTGATGAATCAGAAGAATCTAGttctgatgatgaagatggaCGTCCATCTGGTCCAGcatattttttgaaaaaatcatttttaaaagGATCTGGTGGAGATGATTCCGATAGTGAAAGTGATGATGAAGGACGTAAAGTTGTTAAATCAGCtaaagataaattattagatgatatgaaatcttcaattgaagTTATAAATTCcaacaaatataataacaattgGAGTATAGTTTTAGgtgaatttgataaatttggtAGATTTTTGATTAGATGTAATCAAACCAATTTGGGTACACCAAAGTtttatattaaattattgacTAGTTTGgataattcaataacagAAACTAGTAATAATGAAAGAGATGATAAAACATTAAAAGCTGATGAAGCTAGAGCTTTCAATACTTTAAGacaaagaatcaaaaaGCAAATAAGAGAATTTCAAGTTTATTATGATTTGTACAAGGAAAATCcagaagaatttgatgaaaatgaagatgaacCATTAGAATCTGTTCAAGCGGGTCttaatgataatgttaAAAATGAAGCCGATGGTTCTATCACTGGTGCTCTTGCGTCAAACAGAGTATTAAGTCCTATTTTCCATACTTTGAAAACCATTTCTGAAAGTCGTGgtaaaaagaatattgaCAAATTAGAACAAATTGCTACtttggaaaaattattagaatcaCATGTTTCTAAAGGCTCGCcttttgaattgatttctaTTTACCAAATGTTATTATCAGTTAGATTTGATGCTTCATCCAATCAAGCTTTCATGCCTTTGGAACAATGGCAGAAAAATGAACAAGATTTAGGGAAATTATTGGACTTGTTGGAAGCCAATGTTGACACTTATCAAGTTTCTGAATTAGGATTGACTactgatgatattgatattgaaccTACAGCCAACTCTAAAGGGGTTAAAGTTATTTTCGGATCAATtacttcttcaattgatagATTGGACGATGAATTGACCAAATCTTTACAACATACTGATCCTCATTCTACTGAGTACGTTGAAAGATTGAAAGATGAAAGTACCATTTACAATATGATTGTGAGAGGACAAACATATGTTGAATCCATAACTCCAGAAGACATCAAGTACAAATCTGAGCAATTGGCAAGAATTGTTTTGAGAAGATTGGAACACATTTAttataaaccaaaacaattaatcaaagctaatgaagaagaagcttGGCGTAACATTAAATACAGCTCATATATTGTTAGTAAAGACTCCACCGTTGATCAAgttattgatcaattggCGCAATTTTTACAGAagcaacaaaacaaaacttaTGGGAAGCATGCTATACTATTCtccatttattattatgctGTCAATAGTCAATATGAAAAGGCTAAAGAATTATTCTTGGGGTCACAATTTTACAGCAACATCAATTCAGCAGAATCTTCTTTACAAGTTCAATATAATCGTGCTTTGGTTCAATTAGGTTTAAGTGCCTTTAGAGCTGGTAGTATTGAAGAATCTcataaaattttgaatgaaaTTGTCAATTCTCAAAGAtctaaagaattattgGGTCAAGGGTTTAATTCtaaatttccaaatcaagCTACTGTTTTGGAAAGACAAAAATTGTTACCATTCCATCAACATATCAATTTGGAATTATTGGAATGTGTATTTATGACTTGttctttattaattgaaattccAACTTTGGCTGCTATTGCCAATAATCATAAGGATCCAAAACGTAAGAATGCCTCATTAAAATCTTTCAAGAGTAAATTGGATTTCCATGATAGACAATTTTTCACTGGCCCTCCAGAAAGTATCAAAGATCATATTGTTCATGCTTCTATTGCTTTACAAAAAGGTGATTGGTTAAAGAGTTACAATTTATTGTCATCAATTAAGATTTGGAAATTATTCCCTGATAATGACAAATTATTAGCTATGATGAAGAATCAATTACAAATTGAAGGTTTAAGAACTTATATTTTCACTTATAAATCAGttttcaagaaattatcgatagaaaaattacaacaaatttttgaacTTTCTAGTACTGAAGTGGTTTCCATATTGGAAAAGATGATTGCTACAGGAAATGTTAGTGGagaaatcattgataataaGTTTATAAGTTTCACTTCAACTACTGAACCACAAAGATCtaaattacaagaattgGCTATTGTATTGAATGAAaagattcaattattgactgaaaagaatgaaaagaCACAATCAAATGGTTATGGtaagaaacaacaaaacaaagatcaacaacagcaacaacagcaacaacaaaaccaacaacaaaaccaacaacaacaatcatcTACCCAATcgcaacaacaaaataacaTCTTGTCTGAAGAATCTGCCAATAAATTTAGATATGCCAATGTTAATTCTAATAACGATGAATTTCAAGCTACTGCTTAGATAGTTGGAggtaaaagaaaagcaaaTATTTAAGTGTATAGACATGCTTTTGGCTTAGCTtatggtttttttttgaggtTTCATACTTCTTTGTATATtactttattcaatttcacATAACTTGCATAGTTTtataaagaatttaaaaagaCGTCAAAAAGAAATCGAAAATTGTTTAGATGTAATTGGTAGCGTGTGCTCATcgataaaaaaatattttttttttttttcttctttacGTTTCAATCttgatgataaagaaaaatttcaaaatcacaAACATCATAATCACAAGAACCGAACCGTACAACTAACCTTCCTCAGCTATGCCAGAATCTACTAATACCATCTTGAATAATACTCCTTCtagaaaaattaaactaaCTGCTCTTTGTGAATTATGTCATGGTAGAAAAGCTGTGATGAAAAGACctaaaaatttgatgaaattatgTAAAGAGTGTTTTTATAATGTTTTTGAAACTGAGATTCATAATACTATTATttccaataaattatttcatCGAGGTGAAAAAATAGCTATTGGAGCATCTGGAGGTAAAGATTCCACTGTATTAGCATCGATTCTTAAAACATTAAATGAAAGATATGATTATGGATTAaaattagtattattatctatTGATGAAGGAATTAAGGGATATCGAGATGATTCATTAGCTACGgttaaaagaaatcaaaaacaatatgATATGCCATTAGAAATTGTTTCTTATAaagatttatataattgGTCAATGGATGAAATAGTTGCTTGTGCTGGGATTCGATCAAGTTGTACTTATTGTGGAGTATTACGTCGTCAAGCATTAGATAGAGGAGCAGAGAAATTAGGAATTAATCATGTTGTCACGGGACATAATGCTGATGATGTTGCTGAAACTgtattaatgaatttattaagaGGAGATGTGGCAAGGTTAGAACATTCTACTAATATTATGACTACATCAGCGGGATCACCAATTAAACGTTCTAAACCATTTAAATATACTTATCAAAAGGAAATTGTCTTGTATGCTCATTATAAGAAATTGgattatttttcaactgAATGTACTTATGCTCCAGAAGCTTTTAGAGGTACTGCTagagaattattaaaatcttTAGAAAGTATACGTCCATCTTGTATAATGGATATCATTTATAGTGGTGAACATTTAGTGTTAGCACCCAAAAAACAGAAACGGAAAACTGTTGCttataaaaacaaaaagaaaaccaatGATGAGCAAGAAGTGAATCCTGATGGATCTATATCATTGAATCGAAATGGAATTAAAAAGGATGGTAATACATGTGA is a window from the Candida dubliniensis CD36 chromosome 4, complete sequence genome containing:
- a CDS encoding uncharacterized protein YGL211W homologue, putative (Similar to S. cerevisiae NCS6;~In S. cerevisiae: required for thiolation of the uridine at the wobble position of Gln, Lys, and Glu tRNAs; has a role in urmylation and in invasive and pseudohyphal growth) encodes the protein MPESTNTILNNTPSRKIKLTALCELCHGRKAVMKRPKNLMKLCKECFYNVFETEIHNTIISNKLFHRGEKIAIGASGGKDSTVLASILKTLNERYDYGLKLVLLSIDEGIKGYRDDSLATVKRNQKQYDMPLEIVSYKDLYNWSMDEIVACAGIRSSCTYCGVLRRQALDRGAEKLGINHVVTGHNADDVAETVLMNLLRGDVARLEHSTNIMTTSAGSPIKRSKPFKYTYQKEIVLYAHYKKLDYFSTECTYAPEAFRGTARELLKSLESIRPSCIMDIIYSGEHLVLAPKKQKRKTVAYKNKKKTNDEQEVNPDGSISLNRNGIKKDGNTCEKCGYLSSNKICKACMLLDGLEINRAKVAIDNNSAIDGAAKLTKSLEQLSF
- a CDS encoding subunit of eukaryotic translation initiation factor 3 (eIF3), putative (Similar to S. cerevisiae NIP1;~In S. cerevisiae: involved in the assembly of preinitiation complex and start codon selection), which codes for MSRFFVSGYTSDSSSEEEDLLSTSEEELLSSSEESDSSFFGEDADESEESSSDDEDGRPSGPAYFLKKSFLKGSGGDDSDSESDDEGRKVVKSAKDKLLDDMKSSIEVINSNKYNNNWSIVLGEFDKFGRFLIRCNQTNLGTPKFYIKLLTSLDNSITETSNNERDDKTLKADEARAFNTLRQRIKKQIREFQVYYDLYKENPEEFDENEDEPLESVQAGLNDNVKNEADGSITGALASNRVLSPIFHTLKTISESRGKKNIDKLEQIATLEKLLESHVSKGSPFELISIYQMLLSVRFDASSNQAFMPLEQWQKNEQDLGKLLDLLEANVDTYQVSELGLTTDDIDIEPTANSKGVKVIFGSITSSIDRLDDELTKSLQHTDPHSTEYVERLKDESTIYNMIVRGQTYVESITPEDIKYKSEQLARIVLRRLEHIYYKPKQLIKANEEEAWRNIKYSSYIVSKDSTVDQVIDQLAQFLQKQQNKTYGKHAILFSIYYYAVNSQYEKAKELFLGSQFYSNINSAESSLQVQYNRALVQLGLSAFRAGSIEESHKILNEIVNSQRSKELLGQGFNSKFPNQATVLERQKLLPFHQHINLELLECVFMTCSLLIEIPTLAAIANNHKDPKRKNASLKSFKSKLDFHDRQFFTGPPESIKDHIVHASIALQKGDWLKSYNLLSSIKIWKLFPDNDKLLAMMKNQLQIEGLRTYIFTYKSVFKKLSIEKLQQIFELSSTEVVSILEKMIATGNVSGEIIDNKFISFTSTTEPQRSKLQELAIVLNEKIQLLTEKNEKTQSNGYGKKQQNKDQQQQQQQQQNQQQNQQQQSSTQSQQQNNILSEESANKFRYANVNSNNDEFQATA
- a CDS encoding ubiquitin-protein ligase, putative (Similar to S. cerevisiae HRT3;~HRT stands for: High level expression Reduces Ty3 transposition); translation: MSSVSNADVSTLSNPATDNLSLLDQQAISLFEEAIKKESQGLMSDAVDLYRKSFKINEQVDKIYRSFHLPNALHKLQNERGKNYITRVDEHKVAKINVDTLLDSFKDVEAVAPDPINGESGGAQGEMTIKFANMNINHEMIASVSVSPLVHLPNDIWTYILEILIHHSPESWFKMSITCKKFAYLGFGQSTIWREICQLIYPYQKYEENQFYLQNPTSTGQIEDDSELPIPFNQLQILPQYNNSWKFMLHNRPFIKFLGCYISVVNYYSEGGKAEFSNAWSNPVKTITYYRYLRFYRDGTVLKVLSVLPPDQVVPYLSKHNKILPSSISELGKPIYLHDENKESHKIYIGKWTISSSGEVHIIIENGSVAYLTFHYWFQVKSLGHINKHAKLTWVRYNSVRKPTQTVTTEGEETIDDRVGEIMEFSIRNEKPFKFSRVKSYTHTN